AGATGCCTTAATAAGGGCTCGAGAGATAAATAAAGACGACGTAGCTGCGGGAACTGGGTGGATATTGTTCCACATAGGTTCTTCAAATCGGCCTCATCAATGACATTTCGAAACTCGTTCTTGTCTCGAGACTTCAATTTCCAGCTGATCTCAAGTGATGTAATGGATGCGAGGCGCTGCGGTAATAggagctgaggaagatgtgTTATCATTGCTtcgttggccatgatgatggtgtttttaGAGTAAAGCATGTCAATAGCCTCGGCATAGCTGCGGTAGCGTCAATTGCGATGATTTCGACTGACAGGAATTGAATGACTTACTTCTGACGACAAGATAAGAGCCATCCTATTGCACCGATGCGACACTTTGCAGGGAACGAGCCTGGCCAAGAATCACAGTGGCGGGCTTCACCGACACGACAGGTATCAGCCCAGGGACCATCAGGTCCTCCATGGGTCATTGGGCCTGTTCGCGATAGATCAATGTCTGGCGGGAGTCGATGGCAGACAGATCCCCACCAAATCCACGACCTCGGCTTCGTATCATCGACGACTCGTAGTTTGTCGCCATACATGTTCTCCATGACGATACCACAGTGGTTCTTATCCAACGGTTGAATGAGATCCGAAGACATGTCGGGATAATCGTAAGAGAAGTCCATATGGAGACGACGATTGCCGAAAGCCAGTATCAGAATGTATCTTCTGACATCGGGTGGTAGCTTATAGTACGCGCAATGCTGAAAAGCCGGCTTCGGCTTCGGTAGTCCAGGCTCTTCTGCGACATCTCTAAAGCCAGATGGAGTCAGATATCGAGGGCGAGAGAGAGGGTTGGGAAGAAGTGACAGTTTATCGATtgcatcttccttctcaagatcgcGCGTGACCTCTGAAATGTCAGATTTGCTtggaggatatggagaaCCCTCGGAAATTCTCATTGTGATGATTCGGGTTGGTGATGGAATTGAGAAGAACGAGGGCACTGGAGGTTGGGTTCAGTGGCCAGTGGCCTGAAATAAGTGATTCGAGCGCTATTTTATTTGAAACATGACCTGTGCTCTGGCGTGGAGCCACTCTAGGACCAACAACATGTTGGTTGTGCGTGCAGTGCAGAAAGAAACGCATTGCGTCAGCTCGGGATACTAGGATAATGGCAAGCACTCATGAAGCCAGCGagtccatctcctcgttTTGAATGAGATAAATGGCTATTAATCATATGGCCACTGAACGGGTTCAATACTTCACACCAAACATTGTACCTATCGATTCAGCCGCATGGACCAAGAGCCAATAAAACCTTAGTTTTCAGCCTCTTGCAGCGTTTGCAATTGGAATTCCATGTCACCGTCACAGCAAGGTGCCAAACAACGCGGGGATGATGTTAGGGTTGCACCATCATTTTATGCCCAGAAATAGTTTCATTTAAACATTTAATGAAAATCTAGTTTATTTTGCATTCTAGAAATTACtgtttgcttttgcttctcgtCTTACCCTGATGTTTACTCGGATCGCCTGCGAGTAACAGCTTCAGTCGTCAAATATCCTTTTATTGGCCTGCGGGTTTTGCAGGCGAATCTTCGAAAATAAAGAGCCAGGCATCCAAATTTAGAGGCGGCATCCTCTGAAAGTGACTTCTCCAAAGCAGAAGAGATGAATTTGACAGATAATGAGGCCAATATCCTTCCATATAAGAGTAAGAAGTCTGAGACAAACAGTATAATGCATTAAAAGACAGACAAAGTGCACAACTCATCTGCCAACATAACGGCCTTGCTACTTCCGCGGATGGTTGCAATGCCAAATATTCGGTAGATTGGTTAAACAAGGTCAACTCTCTAATTTTGTATTTACCGATGGTAATTGTCCCTGCCTAAGGTAGTCGCTCAAGATTCGAGCTCCCACGCTCTCCCAGGCCCATTACTGTTCTGAGCTTTTGCGCGAACCCCTCAGAATCTCGAAATATCGCGACCGAAAAGCCAAGTTATGATCCAGTGAACCAAAACCATGATTTTATTTTTGATGCTCATACTTCGAGTAATATAAGCGCCCCTCCATAGGACCCAGGCAAGCCTACCCGCGAGGCTTTCGGATGAACTTTGGGCTATGGCACGCCAGCTGCCAATGTAGGCGATTGTGCCGAGattgaggaaaaggaaaggcTTTGAATTTTTGCCAACGGCTTCGCAGGAGCCATACTTattcagggtcttggccaGGTATTTGGCCTGCTGTGAGGCGACCTGTGCGGTGGCGGGGAGCGCCTCGCGCTCCAAGACAGCACAGTCGCCCATGGCGTAAACTTCGGGGAGGATGTCGCTGGGCGCTTTGTGGCCGCTCTGGGAATCGGTGGCCCGGATAGAGCCAGTGGACACGCGAACACGGAGATgatcatcgacgacaagacCGCcgctcttctcagccttgacaatgTGCCGAGtctgttcttcctctggaGTGACAAGGTCGCGAATATTCTGTTCGACAAGCCTGGCAATTAGGGGATTCTGCATCAGACCCGTACTCCAAACAACGATCCCGGCGCTGACCTCATCGTCGTAttcttggatcttgatcttgaggccTCCCttaccatcctcatccagaCGGACACCCTTGATGTGATGCTGAGTCTTTATATGAATGCCCTGGCGGCGGAAGGAGTCGATAGTGTAGGAGGATAGCTTCTTGTCGAACATGGGTAGTATCTTGGGTGCAATGTCGTAGACGGTAATGCCAACAAATTCCATGAGGTCAGGATAGATGCGAGCAAGGTCATCGTGGATGAGGTCGTGAAGCTCAGCGGCAAACTCTATGCCCGTGGGGCCACCGCCGACGACCGCAAAATGGAGCAGCTTGCGGCGCTGCTCGTCGGTCGTGGAACGGAGCTCCGCGCGCTCAAAACACTGTAGGATGCGAAGGCGGATGGAGCGGGCGTCACCGACGTCACGGAGGAAATTTGCGTGCTCACGAACGCCGGGAATACCAAAGGTCTGGGAGTAGGCTCCGACGGCCAAGATGAGTTTGTCGTAAGGGACCGTGATCATCTCACCCTTACGCTTGGTAAGAGTCTCCTTGACGGAGCCAGAGAAAGGGGTTTGAATAACGGATAGGTCTGAGGAGCCACTGTCTCTGCCATCATTGTGCGACGATGATTGAGTGGCGGGTGGAAGTGTGCGAGAGTTAATCTCGTCAGCATCTGGGTTCGTCTCGACACGGATGGTCTTGTTAGTAAAGTCGACATCATCGGCCCAGCCTTGGTGGAAGCGATCCGGCTGCAAGCGGCGAACAGGCTCGAGGATGGAGCGAAATTCGAGAGTGCCGACAGACGTAGATGCTAATAGCGGAGTAAAGACAAAGTAGGAGCGCGGCGAGATAATGATGCGCTCGTACTTGGCCGAATCAAGATTGCGGACCAGCGCATAGCCAGCCCAGCCGGACCCCAGGACGACGACCCTCTCACGCTTTTTGCGCCCTTCTTTGTATGTTGCCTTTATTTCGGAGTTCTCGGTCGTTCCTTGAGTGTAGTGTGGGGTATCTGATGGCTTGGCAGCCGTTGATAGAGAGGTAGACGAGGCAACGGCAGTATCTCGGCAAAGGAGAAATCGAGAACGACGGCAGGGTaagctcagcaagaagcTCCTGATAAATTTCGAAGACGCCATATCATCTGTGAATCTGATCAACTGAACTGTAATGCTCAATATTTGTTGAGGGGAAttcagagaagaaaaaataGAGGGAGACGGGGTGGCCTCGAGGACTTTCGACAGTATGAACCTTCACTGACGTCAGATCGACCAAACCCGGGCTTTAGCATTACGCGACTTtgtatatatattatatcttGGAAACCACTTGCAAGCTATTTGACTAATTAGTATTAGCATCGACCTTACTAATTCATATAGCTTGTTAAGGAGGATAGTTGAGTTGGGCTAGACTACTCAGTTAATAGCTTCTGGACCTTATGCAAACGGTCTAGAGAGCTCGAGCGCCCTGTCTGCTATGGCTCGCACATTATAACGTTCCAGGTAGGGCGAGAATCCGAGGTTGACGTATCTGTGCTTCTGGCAGGGTGGCAACTTGAGATTCATGCCAATCCATCCAGGCATGTTGTTATAGTCTCTGGCGATGTGCTTGTTTAGACAGAAATCTGATCCCGGGGACGAGGTTCGTGGTGGCGGGATCGACGGTCCCGACTCCTTACTGGAACGGTATAGAAGACAATGGTGGGCCTCGCCTGCTAGAGACGATTATGTTTATTCATTCCGGATACTGTTGAGTCGGTATGACCAGTCAATGGCACTGAcaggctgcttctgaagaTGCATGCTAGCTCCCCGGCTCGATTCTATGCGCTTAGATTATGGattactatatattatataaactATGTAATAATATGCCTTTCTTGTAGCTTGACTACATTTCAAAATAAATATCACAAAATAATAAAGATATAATATGAGACTTGTCACTAATCCTGTGTCTTGAGTTCGAGGTCTTCTCCCTGCCCAATGACGTCCAGATATACAAGCGTTGGCCCGATGGTGTCAATGCCTTGACTTACGGCCAAACCTTGAGGCTACCACATCAGACGGCCGCTGACTGTACGAGAATCGGTGGTGGGATGGATCTTGGCCTACCTCAGCACGCCTCTTACCCAGCGGCATGTATCTATCGTTGGGGGATAATTATTTGCAGCTCTTTGAACCATGCACAGGGGCTCTCGATATCTAGTCAACTAGGCGAGTTGGAATCTACAACGCAGTCACAATTTCTTTCAGCCCGCCCTGCAGCCATTTCTGGAATTTCAGCAAATGCATTATCAAGCCTAAACTTGAGTAGTTGGGAAATCTCCGCAATCCCTGCCGAGGAGATGATTAAAGGAACCGCAACCAAAGACAAAACAGAGACCAATATGTACAGCACCAagagcatcatctcatcaaagcaaGGCAAGAGACACTTGGCGCctgccaaagtcaagaagcgGACAGAATGGGCATGAAAACACTGTCGAGCTCGGGAAGTGCGCTGTGACGTTGTGTACGGCTCTTTATGTCGAAATCGCAGATGGGATAAGATGGAGTGCAGTATCCAAGAAACTCGCTAGCAAACGTGAGTTCTTGCCGTCCATCTCCCAGTCCCCTCATACATTCACAGCcaatgagaacaaggtgTCATAACCTTTTGAGCTATAGCCTCTATCAAAGCCGAATGAGACTCTAAAAGTAAGGGAAACTGACCATGAAATTTTGAGATAATCATCTTCACTCTTAGTGGTCGGTCTCTTTCAGTGGCTCAATCGTTGAGGGTAAATGAAGCGACGCGATAAACCGGCACAGCAAGCCATAACAGCATCGGCGCAGCCAAAATGCACTGTATCCAACTACACTAGCCACAGATGATCCCGTGCCCAGAAACAGTTCGTAGAAAGCTCGGGTGGCCTCTGATTTCGGCCATGACTCTATCTCGGTAACTCTTCTATTACCATTGAAGTCACCAACGATTATGTGTGTCAATGCTCCTCCCAAAAATGTACAGCTTTTACTCGTGGAACCAAGTTCTTGCGTACTAGGTATCAATTGGGCAGTCGTTCGCTCCGATTCTTTGTTAGCGAACATGGTCAGATGCCGATTCCGAGTCAACATGTGGCTGCTTTGAGGCAAGCGACTTTCCGGAAGCTTCAGGTGGAACACACATGTATCGAAAAACCAGGCCACTTAGAAGATGGGCCGTCAGAAAGCGATCTGGATCCTCAGGAAAAGGATTTGGAGATGGGAAAGTACCTTGACGGACCTTGTTGGTGCGGGAGCCGCCATCTTGGGGATCAGGGGcgtttgtggtgttgagataACCTTTCTTGGCCGAGAGATTGGAGCCTTTTATGTACCTCTAAGGCTAGCTAAGGAATTATTCTTTAgatttttattatattaactttatattatagctattagttagttattatagtattaatatcTAAGCTAtaggctagaagtgttatttatAGTTAAGACTTGTATCTATAAGCTTATtctggcagagagaacctagtacCTTGACGGACTTTTCATGGAGTATCAGGTGTTTTGACTTCGTGCCTCCGACGACTTATGAAGCCGGAGAGGACTGCGAAGATTATAGTGCTGAAGTAGGTACCAGATGGCATTTGCGTGCTATGGAGTTCTGGGATTTTATCTGACGACTGAGATTGAAAGAAATTAAGCAAGAGTTGGCATCCCCGTAGAATCTAGATCAGGAAGTCTTGGAGGATCTTAGGGTCTCTCTTTGGACGgaacatgaagaagaaacagaggaATATGTGATATGGTCAGAAAAGAAGGGGGAGCAGGGGTAGTAAGGGgagaatgaggatgaaaGACGCTCGTTTCGTGATGTGGTGGACGCGCTTGATATGATTGAATAGGTCATGAATAGACGTTCGCTTATGGATCTAAGCCTTGAACGCCTCAGTACTGGGTTTTcatgatgtgatgagaaCTAATTAGGCGATGCAATAATGAGTCATtaacttcaacttcaacaggAATCggagaatgagatgatatTTGCCAAAGGAGAGCGGCTATGTAAGTAGTAGGTagccaaggaaaaggaacAAGACCAGTGTCGGATGCCAGCTTAGGACAAACGTGTTTCGGTTAGTACTGCTGAATATATATCTGTTTGGCTACCATATAAGTGAGACTGGATCAGTTTTTATTTTGCTGAGTTGGACTGTCAGTTGAGATAAGTTGGCCCTTCATAGCATGGAGTTGAAAATGATGAAACAAGAGAGGCTGCAGCCTAAGGACGACCCACTATGCTCTGGAGTCTGACGAATCATTTCTGTCAATGAGGACAGTCAGCACTTCTtagcttctccttggcttcacttcatctttgacctcagttcatctcatcaacaacttaAAACTCATGCCACTGTCGGCAATATAGGTGCGACAGTGAACTACTCAATTATTACTTTACCTAGTACGACGAATCTTACCTTTTGGTTCTGTTCTGTATCGTATAAGCTCTTATTGACATCAGATCATTCACCAAAGCTATTGGCTTACACGGCCGAGACGGCACTGTTCCCTGCAACTTGTGGCCTGAGGACaccaaatcctcctcctACCTGGTATATATACCACACACtaccctcctccttcgactCCTTCCCCTCCTTTCTTTTACATccatttcatcatcacgTTATCCTCCAAACCTGGTCCTTCATCACTAATGGCCAGAATCAAGCAAACAAAAAGACCTTCACCACAAATACAGAAGACTACTACCCCGAAACCTCAGCCCACTTATACCATGGCTTCCTCTGGTAGTGTCTTCTCCGAGACTCTCCAAGAgatcaccaacaccaaactcCAGGAACTGTCCAAGAGACGCTCTCGTtttgaagaagccaaggcGGCGATTCTTTCTTCGGTCGAGGCAGAGAAGGATGCCGTCAAGCGTCTTGTCATCTTGAGCGATGGCGTCAAGAAGTGCTTCTCTATCAAGCTTACCAAGGAGAGCAAAGTCATGTTAGGTTTCAGCAGTCACAAGCGCCTTGAGAtcgacctcaagaacctcgaccGCTTTCTTggccaggccaagactgatCCTTCCGTGTCGCAGAAGATGTTGGCTGCTTGGGAGGAGTCACTCACTCGACAGCTTAACATGCAAGCCCTGCAGTATCAGTATGCTTGGCTCTATGGCGAGCTTGTGACCGAGTGGCTGTCCGGCGATAAGGAGAAGGATCCAGAGGCAGATGTCGAGATGGGCGAGGCGTTCGAGGACGTCGGCGACCAAGCAAAACTTCAGTCAAGGATGGACTGGGAGGACACTGTCTTCCAAGCCGCCGATATTGATACCAAGGCCCTCAAAAGTTATCTTGAACATCTTTTCGGCTGTAACAAtaaggacaagaaggccatggTTAATAGTCTCAAGGTCCTTCGGCAATGCGTCTCTGACCATGAAGCATCTATCTCAACGCCTAATCAGTTCACTGTTGGCTCTCTCAAGTGGATCATTCCCGGCCTTCACTCATCGGATCTCCTCTCCAATGAGAAACGAGAAgtgctcaaggactttgaaAGCAATGATATGATCTTGAACGAGATCGCAGACGTCCTCAATATGCGCATCAATGCACTCGAATCATGGACGTGGAACTCTGAGACTCCTGTCCCCATCtcgatggagaagaagatcagTGGagtcttcaacatccataTGCATGAGGACTTACTCCaagccatcttcctccagtATATTGGTGTTAAATGGAGtgttttcttcaagacaGCCTTCAAAAGGTTCCGTGATTCTGTAGCCTGGAAATCGGAGAGGCAAGAGATCCCTCGAGACGATCGGCGACGACTTGGCTACTACCTTGGCCCACTTTCAGACTCGCCGTGCCTACAGCGTGAACgtgtcaaggtcaatgaaCAGAGATATTTCATGGCACAACTTATGGACCATGTGGGCGAAATCACAGGCActgctgatggtgaagaggaagctgagTACGAGCGTTTCGCCGCTGACACCAAGAAACGTAAAGTTGCAGTTCAGGCTATGCAGGTGCCTCGTAGACAGCTTGCTAGCAAAGCATGCCGAAAGGCACCATCGACCGGAGGTGTGGGACAGGGCGGTGCGATGAGACATCGCAGGGTCATGAATACCAGCAACTTTGCTGCTGAGGTCGACTACtctgacgaggaggaagaagacgacgacgatgatgacgacgacgacaagtcCCGCAGCCCAATGGCACTCAAGCAGACCTTGCTTCATCTGCTGTCTACAGAGATAACCATCAACACTCATCTTTACGGCGAGATGACGGCATTCCATTCCGTTTTTGACGACTGGAACCCGAAGCTTCCTCATGACACTGTCTTTACgatcctcaagttccttggtGTCTCGGACACGTGgcttgagttcttcaagaagttcCTTGAGGCACCTCTCAAGTtcgtcgacgatgatgactcgTCGGCACGCAAGAGACGTCGTGGTACTCCAGCAGCTCATGTTTTGAGCGATGTCTTTGGCGAGACGACTCTATTttgtcttgactttgctGTCAACCAGGCTACCTCCAATAACTTGTGGAGAATGCATGACAACTTTTGGTTCTGGTCGCCTGATCACAAGGTGGCTGTGAAGGCCTGGGACACTGTTGATGAGTTCACTATTGTCACTGGCGTCAGTGTCAACCCTACCAAGACAGGCACAGTCCGCATCTCCAAGGATAGTAATGTGACTCTTCCCATCGATGATTCACTGCCAGAAGGTGAGATTCGTTGGGGTTTCCTTCGATTGTCACCCAACACGGGCCGCTTCGAGATTGATCAGAAAATGGTCGACTCCCATATCAGCGAACTTCACAAACAGCTACTTGACAAGCGCAAGAGtattcttggcttcatccaagCCTGGAACACATATGCTGCGACCTTCTTTACCTCCAACTTTGGTAAAGCGGCTAATTGCTTTGGCCGTGAACACGTCAACAACATGCTTTCAACCcacaagaagattgaggagcaggTCTTTACGAGACTCTCAGATGGCCAGGTTACGAACGTGGTTGAGTTCTTAAAACAAGAAATCAGTCAGAGATTTGGTATCAAGAACATTCCCGATGGCTACCTCTACTTCCCCATGGAACTTGGCGGTCTTAACTTGCAGTCCACgttcatttctctcatgcAGATTCATGATGAAGTTTTCAAGAACCCATCTCAGCCTATGTTCGacttccaagaagatgagcGTCACGCATACGAAGGTTACAAGCAAAAGTTCCTGAGCGGCAAAACTCGCCA
This region of Fusarium verticillioides 7600 chromosome 3, whole genome shotgun sequence genomic DNA includes:
- a CDS encoding NADH dehydrogenase, which codes for MASSKFIRSFLLSLPCRRSRFLLCRDTAVASSTSLSTAAKPSDTPHYTQGTTENSEIKATYKEGRKKRERVVVLGSGWAGYALVRNLDSAKYERIIISPRSYFVFTPLLASTSVGTLEFRSILEPVRRLQPDRFHQGWADDVDFTNKTIRVETNPDADEINSRTLPPATQSSSHNDGRDSGSSDLSVIQTPFSGSVKETLTKRKGEMITVPYDKLILAVGAYSQTFGIPGVREHANFLRDVGDARSIRLRILQCFERAELRSTTDEQRRKLLHFAVVGGGPTGIEFAAELHDLIHDDLARIYPDLMEFVGITVYDIAPKILPMFDKKLSSYTIDSFRRQGIHIKTQHHIKGVRLDEDGKGGLKIKIQEYDDEVSAGIVVWSTGLMQNPLIARLVEQNIRDLVTPEEEQTRHIVKAEKSGGLVVDDHLRVRVSTGSIRATDSQSGHKAPSDILPEVYAMGDCAVLEREALPATAQVASQQAKYLAKTLNKYGSCEAVGKNSKPFLFLNLGTIAYIGSWRAIAQSSSESLAGRLAWVLWRGAYITRSMSIKNKIMVLVHWIITWLFGRDISRF